The window CGGTGGCGGTGGATGCCGATCCCGCACTCGGGCTGCAGGATGTGCAGATCCACGTAATCCACCGCAAGGAACGCCTCCCGGTCGCGCGTGTGCTCCTTGCTGCCGTACGCGTCGAACATGAAGGGCTGCAGCTCGCGCCCCAGCTCGCGCGAGTCCTTGAAGCGGAAGTAGTTGGAGAGCAGGTTGCGGTAGTGCAGAAAGCCCACG is drawn from Longimicrobium sp. and contains these coding sequences:
- a CDS encoding cupin domain-containing protein — translated: VGFLHYRNLLSNYFRFKDSRELGRELQPFMFDAYGSKEHTRDREAFLAVDYVDLHILQPECGIGIHRHRDNQEIFFLMQGDGLMVMGDWEKSPARERCFEIRTLRPGHFTLLKPGELHALMNIGTEPMTLLMFGGYD